TCCTTACCGCCTGCATTTTCACAGACGCAATTCAAACCTGAAGACACAGAATACTATAATCCGAAACCAAGAATAGTTACTTCTGAAAACGGCATCCCCACAGATGCTGTAATCCTGTTCAATGGCAAAGACCTGAGTCAGTGGCAGTCTGAAAACAAACCAGGAAGCACAGCTACATGGTCTGTTGAGAACAATGTACTTACAGTAAAACCTTCATCCGGAAACATACAGACAAAAGAAAAGTTCAATGACTTCCAGCTGCATATAGAATGGCGTAGTCCGCTTACTGTTAAGGGTAAAGGTCAGGGAAGAGGAAATAGCGGAATTTTCTTACAGGGGCTGTACGAAATCCAGGTATTGGACAACAATGATAATCCGACATATGTCAACGGACAAGCCGGCAGTATTTATAAGCAACGTCCCCCCCTGGTAGAATCCCGTGTAGATGCAGGTCAGTGGCACAGCTATGATATTATATATACCGCACCCCGGTTTAATAACGACGGAATGCTGATCAGCAAAGCACGTGTAACTGTACTTCAAAATGGAATACTGGTCCAAAATAATACAGAAATTGAAGGAACGACAGAATATATAGGTCTTCCCAAACTCAAGGCACACGGAGCAGGACCTATCGTGCTGCAAGATCATGGTGATCTCGTGAGCTATCGTAATATATGGATACGCAACTTATAATAGTTGTTGCAACAATTCTATACAACTTTAGGTTTTTATTTCCTTAATCTATAATTTTACCTTCCATAACACATATCAATGAGAAGAATTGCATTATTATTTCTTTTGGCCGGCAGCACTGCGGTATATGGCCAAAGGAATTTAAATTTAGAAGAAACAGTCTTTGGTCCACGTACCTATGCACCTGCATCTATAGTAAGTCCCCGTTGGATTCCCAACACAAACAGCATTACATACCTCGATCCTACCTACCAGAATCTGATCAGCAAAAGTGCGTCCGACAACTGGAAAGAGCAGGTATTATTACCCAAATCTGATCTGGAGCAAGCACTTAAAAGCAAGCTTCCAAACGAAACAATAGCGCTGAGAATGTTTCCCTATAATTATAGCTGGCTGGATGAAAATACTTTATCTCTGGAAGTAGACGGTAAAGAAAAATCGTACAGTCTGACGTATAATATCAAATCCAAAAGCATCGATAAGCTGATCGGGAGTGA
The Sphingobacterium spiritivorum genome window above contains:
- a CDS encoding DUF1080 domain-containing protein, yielding MKKYPVLLSICCLSLSLPPAFSQTQFKPEDTEYYNPKPRIVTSENGIPTDAVILFNGKDLSQWQSENKPGSTATWSVENNVLTVKPSSGNIQTKEKFNDFQLHIEWRSPLTVKGKGQGRGNSGIFLQGLYEIQVLDNNDNPTYVNGQAGSIYKQRPPLVESRVDAGQWHSYDIIYTAPRFNNDGMLISKARVTVLQNGILVQNNTEIEGTTEYIGLPKLKAHGAGPIVLQDHGDLVSYRNIWIRNL